In Lathyrus oleraceus cultivar Zhongwan6 chromosome 2, CAAS_Psat_ZW6_1.0, whole genome shotgun sequence, the DNA window TGGAATCTACTATCAACAAACAGGTTTGTTCATTTAATAATTTAGGTACCTTAATATACAAGTTTCCTTATTTTTCTGCTTTGCTTCATTTATTTGCTTGCTTTATTTTTCTGCTTTGCTTCATTTATTTGCTTGCTTATGGTTACAATTAATGTCTTATAATCACTCTCAGGAATCTTAGGCAGCTGGAATACATAGATAACTTTCATGAATACGGATTAACATTCAAGAAGCATTGTGAAGAAAGAAAATTACCAAACTACGTGGTGATAGAAGAAAGATTTTTCGACTTGTTGTCAATACCTGCAATTGACGATCATCCATCTCATGAAGTTAGATGAAGTTGGAGAATGACAGATTTATAAAAGACATGCATGAAGCGCTAAGAGGCGGTCCACAATGGAATGAAATGTTGTTTGTTATTACTTACAACGAACACGGAGGATTGAAGCGCTAAGAGGCAGTCCACAATGGAATGAAATGTTTGTTATTACTTACAACGAACACGGAGGATTTTACGATCACGTGCCAATGCCATTGGACGGAGTTCCTAGTCCAGATGACATTGTTGGTCCTGAGCCATTCAAGTTTAAGTTTGATACACTTGGTGTTAGGGTTCCAACCATCTTTATTTCTCCATGGATTGAGCCAGGAAAAGGTAAGAATAAGATGCATATGTATATGCATGCAAACTAAAACTAAGCTATTAATGCTTCCTAGAATTTCGAGTTTTCTTGATTTAGTGCATTATAGTAACTTCTTTTTTTATTAATTGTAATTGATGAACACGCTTTTTAAGGAACTAGTTACACCAATTAATCATAAAGAGTGTGATAAAGAAAATTAATAAAAAGAGTAGTATGTTGAGAACATGTGATGTTCTCTGACGCAGTTAAATATGTTGAGGATGCATTCAATAGGTTCTTGAATGAGTGTGagaaagcaaaaaaaaaaaatggaGCAGATGGATCTGAAATTCTTGATTGTGCCAATTCATGTAGTACAAAATCCAATTCCAAAAACTTCTTTCACAAGATGTTGTCTTGTGTAACCTGTGATCGATGAATAATCAGCTTGGACATGATTTACATTATGAAAAAGTGCTTCTGTGTGTATAATTGGCAATATTGTTAATGAAGCAAGTGCTTTTGTGTGTATCCAATAATGAATAAAGAAGTGTATATATATATCTATACAATAGTTGCAAAGCTGAAGCCCCTAACTATGATGCATATACATGGTTCTTAATGATATACAAGTTTTGACAATAAGTCTAGTTAGCTAGATCGTGCCGCCTCGAATAATTCTCGCCATTTCTGAGCATCATTTCCAGGTCCTTCCCCCTGAAATATATGCATTTTAGCATCAATAATAAAATAAATCTTATAAATATTTTCCAGTATTTGATTTACACTAGATATGAATCACAAACTTAACAGAAACATGTAGTTAAGAAATTTAAGGTGTTGATTATATCATGTGATTTAGATCTCATATGCTGAACACATCCATGTATACAATTAATAACAAAATTACCACTGAAAGTTTACCTCTACAGAGTTAACTTCATATATTTGGTTTTCAGTGACATCAAGATCTAGTGCCTGTATGCAAGCTTCAGCAACCACAATTCTGCTGGCCTCTCCCACTAATTTATCTCCTGAAAGTAGTTACCAGATTTCCGAAACCTTAAAACACAAATACTAGCAAAAGCTATGCATTACCACATATAGTTATGTACTATGGAAGAGAAGACGGTAAATTCATTTTCAACATCTATCTCACATGTAGGGGCTTAACAAAGTGATCGGGCTTCAAGTGATAAATGAGCTCCACTTAAGGACAAATTGTTTGGGAAGACCGAGTTTGAAAATCCCAAGTGAAACAATTCATGGCCAAACATTACTTTTAACTCTAGATAACCATGGCCGCCTCCCTCCCCTTGAAACCAGAGGGTGAAGACAAAAAAAAACCACATCCAAGAGATTAACATAAGTACTTTACACAACTTTTTTTTGGTGAGTTAAATCCTTGATATCAACCATTTGCACCCCTAAAACTATTCACACTTAAAGTTCAGTAATATGCTAAGATGAAAATTGGTCTGGAAATAAACAATAAAGAGGAAAATCATTCGTTTACCTTGACCTATAAGGACTGCTCGCCGTTGACCAGCTGTTGCTTTGAGTAAAGTATTGAGATCATAAGACGTGTATGGTCCATCAGTCAATCTTCCAGGTCTAAATACATTTAAATACACCATATGAGGATATTTCTAAAATAAAAGACACCTTTGTTTTCAATTATCAAGATGACAATATCAGGTATAAAACATGCAACATGTTACCTAATTATGGTAAATGGAAAGCCAGAGCTCTGAAGAAAATCCTCCCCCATCTTCTTATACTTCAAGACACCAAATAGGTTCATAATGCTGCATCAAATATGTACATTAACAAGTCTATGAGACAAAAAATTTAGATGTCCGTCAACCAACATAATTTACATAGATTCACTCTGCAGAACGGTAGTAACCAAATCATGAATCACAAAAAAAGGCCAACAAAAATTAGTAACAGAATCATGAATCAGCTGATTCTTCAGTTAGTGTTACAGTTGATGCTGAAATAAAAAGCGTTTATAACCCGATCATGTGTAGGTTAAACTAAAGTTTAAATTAAGAACTAATAAGTAATACTACCTCCATGGCAATTCTTTACACTTGGTCACACCAATGGATGACACAAGAACAACTCTCTTCACCGAGGAAGGCAATGCAGATACTAGATTCTTCACTCCCACCCAATCTTCAAATAAATACTAGTAGTGAAAATCAAAATACTGAGAAGTGCTTGAAAAGAAGATGATTTCTACAATGTAGACAAATTATAATAATATGAATTTTAGCTATGATACCGAACTAATTTTCTATTGAATTTCAATTTAGCAATGATACCAAATGCTGCAACATATATACATAATGTGATTCTTACCAACCCTTTCTGGTGTATTCTCATCATCCCACCGCCTCGAAGGAAAAGCCGTTGTTCCTGTGCAGCAAATCACATGAGTGACTCCCTACAAAGAAACACAAATTATTACCATACATTCTATTGGTTGAATGAAATGGTGAATCACCAATTATGCAATGGTAAAGCACTTTGAAGGGCCTACCTCAAACATAGATGGTTCCAAATCTTCATGCTTCCTTGTGTCTCCTTTGAAAACCTATCATATTCAAGAGCTTTATAGAACTAGAAAAATGTATTGAGAACGAATTAAATCAAATTGAGCCAGAAAGCTCTTTCTCAAGATATACCTGCAGTCTCTCCTCATCTTGTTCACCAAACAGTGCCTTAGCTTTCTCAAGATCCCTAAGTATCACCCGCGACTTAATATTCCGCTGAAGCAATGACGCTAGAACAAGCTGCCCTGAATATTGAGTAAGACAAGTCAATTGTTTCACAAACTTCCCCAATCAAAACTATCGGCATCAATTATGTATGCACTTCTGAACCGAGACTCTGATGCCATATTAGAGCAACTAGTATAACTCACAACTCATTGGATCGTAACCGAGACTCTGTTACCATATGAGAGAAAATGAGTGAAACACTTCACATTAATTTCAATCTCAACTGAATGAATTGAATACAAGAGCAAAAAGGAGAACCAAAACCTCTTCAGCACCGACATCTTTGAAAAGAAGGCGTGTCAGTGTCAGATACTTATACCGACATTTGTGGTTACATTCACTTGattcattttttttcaaatttttatCGGTGTCGATGTATTAGTCGACCAAAACTAGCAAACTGAAACAGAAATCTAACTAACTATAACTGATTTCTAACTACTAACTGATTTAACTAATTTATTATAAAGTCAGATGAATAAACAACAATCAGCAAAGTATTTCATTTTATAGTAAAAATTCATCAACCACTAATATTTGATTTCAGTAAATATTTAACACTTTCAgcttttaattacaaaaataAGTGAAACAAAAAAAGAATGAATAAAATGTTTACCTACACCTCCTGAGGCACCAAGAACAAGAACCAGTTTGGAGGAGGAGGATGTGGAAGTGTTTTGATTATTTTGGGCGAGAGGTTTTTGTGAGTCGGTAGAAACAGCTTTTGCGTAAACGCGCTTATAATTGGAAGACCGTTTGGTAGAAGAAGTAAGGGAGATTGGGTAGTTAGGGAGTTTGGTGAGAAAAAATTGAGGATTAGGAGAAAGAGAGTGGAATTGAAGTAAGGCAGAAGCAGCAGTTGTAGAAGCCATTAATTCAACAAGTTCTCTAAGGACAAAAAAAACAAACACTACTTATTTAACACACTAAACTCCAACCTCAATTAGGCACCAcaagttttttttttctttttcttttcattcttttcatAAATAAATAAGTGGCCACCTCTTCATTTACAAGTCATTTTTGTAATGGTAATGGTTAATGATGATAAACAATTTTAGGGAATTGCTTAAGGGGTCCTAAGGGTTCTTACCatgtttttgtgaaaaattaatttttttagATTTTAGAGATACAATTTTGGACACATATAGATACACATATCACATTCTTGGTTGATGCATGTCTTAAATAATAGATTGATTTTATTTTGGAGATGTAGCTCCATAGACTTTACGGAGGTGCATTTCCAGTTTTTACAAAAACACAAAGTCAGGTAGACATATGATGATCGAAGCTAAAAATATCTTTGACAAATCTCGTAATTGTCGCATTCAGCTCAATCAGATATTTTTTTCGTAACAGAAAACGGTATTCCACATAGCCCTTACATATGCACCTGTATTCAACTCAAAATTACTAAACTCAATCTTCTATTCAATGTCAATCGAGGGTGAACGATACTCGAGCTTGACAATTTTTTGATTGTCGGAGTATAAGATTCTCTAGTATGATTTTTTGATATGCAAGAGGGGTATACTCATTGAACTTAAATGTAATTGAGGACTTCGCCTCGTTGAAGTAGACATATGCGGTATACCAAATGATGTTCATTCTGCTATAATGTAATGATGTAAAAAATATGATATGAGAGCATCGTACTTATACAAGTTCTAGGACAATATGGACCTCAAAAATTCTATCTTGTTCAAATGAGCATTCCAGAAATACATCTCCGAAATCACCATATTcgtattttttaaaatattttggaTGTGTCTGAAGATGCATTTTTGAAATGTTCCCtatttgtaatattttaaaaaaagtttGTATGCGCCCGAAGAGGCATTTCCAGAATCACCTAACACATAAGTAAATCAGAAACAATGAGAAACAAAACCTACTTTAGaaagaaaaatattaaaattttcTGAAAACTTAAATATGTATTGAATTctttgaaaatatatatatttgaCATCATCAATATTAATACAAGATTACATACAAAAACTAAAATGAATCAAAATATATGTCGCCGACTAAATCTAAATTTATGAGCGGTACCACCTTTAACTTTTGTttatttgattctctttcaataTCGCTTAACTTGGTGAACTCTTGCATCTTTTCTAAAAAATAATTTGGCCAAGTATCATCTTTTGTGGATGAATGTGTTGTCAATTATGGTGATAACAGTGGTATAGAGCATCCTGATTTCAAATAAACTTGAACAAAgttgataacatgaaattatatcacattttaagacttaatttaattagattttattatcatttactttaatttatcccattttatcagatattatgcagtatttccttgctatttatgtcaggtatccatttcgaagcaaaagtgaaaaagggaagaaaaggaggtgtaaaaagcaataaaaaggaaacaaataaccaagaccaagcccagcccaaaagaaagcgcacgttgcccctgtgacgggcgtcacaagggttgtgacgagcgtcacgcgaagtagccttgtgacggacgtcacacatggtgtgacgagcgtcacaccagcccactagctttttggcgcaagttacgctctcagaagaatggaagtaacgttgaggacttcgtatcctattcccaagccgtgtatttagccatgctgaagactcgtagGGAACGCAAGgcagttaccaaggctattataaatagccatctcacaaaccaaaaaaatacacagtttttgcacgctcagttttgcggaagctctgTCAAATTTTTcctttcacgcctttgcttatttttcttcctttccagcactgttcattttatttatttcttttgcaagctttactttctcttttcccttgcaatttatcttccccgtttttttagcttttagatatttttcgcgtaatagtttctacaccggaaactactgtgcaactttataccggatttaaccttacgttatattcgagttttatttccttgatttattttactgcttaattgaagaatcgaagaacaaatcctaccggcttgtggtggagtgttcaagaccattgtattacgcattcaggttctttaattgttatttaatttttttatgttttattctattgtttattcatattgcctgcctggaatgagtctgtttatgcatgatataaattcttgtttatttagcatgtctggctaatttgcctaggtatcggtatgtaaagtaagcagaataaggggtcgagactgagtcggtctatctaaacttaaaatcaaaatcaatctttttatggtctcaacttacaggtttaataacaagatttttttacaaaagtaaaagacataaagaagttaaaatcaatagagcgagagtttgagattttaactggacagtgtaagttaggcattaattctagatcagggcgagagcaagttttagagttaattaaattctgaccttttccaaaaagtattttaaagattgaatgtgaggacgagagttaagcatttggatttaattgtataacctaagtcaacagagagagagtttgagataagggtgttttaaaacggtcagtattttcttaaaaagagtttctgcaactttattgttttcaaaatatggtttttgacttaattataagtgacagcaacattaatataaaatcatggtttattcaacagagcgagagtttgagatagaacctttaaccaataaagttaaccgaaacgattcattttaaaaccaagaaaccgacaaagacttgattccctagttttgacgaattacataccgatatccgttttattaatatttaatctagacattagtttagctcttagtttttccccaaacaatcaaacatcttcaccttagatttacgtagtaactttagataacggtatatcgattcataagtccctgtgggatcgatatcgtttaaaactacgcgatagaactgtgcacttgcagtttgtatcccattctcgactcacccagtcgagcgatcaagtttttggcgccgttgccggggacttttattcaatcgatatcgtaactcttccgttacgctgtagagactaaggtttccttttcttctattttctttctttcgttgatttgtatgccacgcactcgctctcaaggcgaaccgctctatttacgaatcaacgatatcgaactatatctccgagtcttacgacgaattcgggaatatcgtactgaaaacaatctccctcctatagaccttcctgatctcaaagattttccttttttaaccgagatggcagaaccagctcgtgctcttagagattacgccgctccatcgcaagatgaaccgcattcaagtattgctccgcccgcaatcgaagcaaacaactttgaacttaaaccttcgttgttgcaggctgtgcaacagaaccaattctctggaaatctcaccgaagatccaaaccttcatttatccgtatttgtccaatacgctgatactgttaaagctaatggtgtcacttcggaggcaattcgacttcgtctttttcctttctcattaagagatagcgctagaagatggcttcaatctcttccttccaactcagtcaccacatggaacgagttgaagaaagtttttcttgcccgatattttccaccaagcaaaacagctatgttaagagcccagataaacggatttaaacagaaagacaacgagtctcttttcgaagcatgggaaagatacaaagacatgatgagactttgcccacaccatggtttggaagactggttagtaattcacacattttataatggtctcttatacaatacaaggttaacaatagacgccgctgcaggtggtgcactaatgaacaaaccttatgctgatgcttaccagcttatcgagagcatggcccaaaaccactatcagtgggaaccgaacgaacaacagtggaaaaacctcaaccgaaaactggcatgtacgagataagtaaccttgatcacgttaatgcaaaagtggatgctttagtccagaagattgaaagtttaaacgtatcacctccaacagccgtggttgctataactcagaattgcgaggtctgtggaatccaaggccacactcctgcggaatgtcaactcttgactggaatccaaacagagcaagtaaactatgctcaaggaagcccctattcgaatacctataacccaaattggaagaaccatccaaacttctcatataagagtaataatgctttatacgcacctggacagtctccaaatcaagccccatctatatctccaggatatcagaaacagaatcctaacaataatacccctagaaaatccaacttggaaatcatgatggaaaactttatagcttcccaacaacaaaccaataaagatttcttaaaccagaacatacacactggcgaacaacttaaacaactagcaagcaaagtagatgccttggctacccaagaaaggaggcataaccgttattgaaaacgaaaaaggagaaactataactaaacgaatcgaatcgggatggagaatgtgcattgattataggaaactaaacaaagcaacccgaaaagatcatttccctttaccattcattgaccaaatgttagaacgattagctaaacattcacatttctgttatttagacggttattcaggcttctttcaaataccaattcaccctaatgaccaagaaaagacaacattcacatgcccttttggtaccttcgcgtatagacgaatgccgtttggtctgtgtaatgcccctgcaacttttcaaagatgcatgatggcaatattcgccgactttctcgaaaacatcatggaagtatttatggatgacttttctgtatacggacaaaatttcgaagaatgccttgaaaacctggaaagagttcttgaacgatgtgtaaaagtaaacttagtacttaattgggaaaagtgccactttatggtacaagaaggaattgttttaggacacatcatctcgaacagaggaattgaagtagacaaagccaaaatagaggtaatcgaaaatcttcaacccccaagaaccgtgagagaagtacgaagctttttaggacacgccggtttttaccgacgattcatcaaagacttctctaagataactaaacccttaaccggactgttgatgaaagatgctgaattcatattcgacgataactgtttaaaagcatttcaaactcttaaacaagcattgatctccgcacccattatgcagacaccagactggaatgaaccattcgaaataatgtgcgatgccagtgattatgctgtaggtgctgttttaggacaaagaaaggataaaaagcttcacgttatatattacgctagcagaaccctggatgaagcgcagatgaattatgccacaaccgagaaagaactcctagcagtggtatttgcgctagataaatttcgttcttacttggtaggagccaaaataatagtttacactgatcacgctgctatcaggtaccttttgacaaaaaaggatgctaaacctagactcctaagatggatcttgttactacaagaattcgacttagaaatcaaggacaagaaaggaactgaaaacgtagtagcagaccacctctctagacttgagaaccttgaaccagaaagaacatccattaatgatgatttctcgtatgataaactcatagctactttggaagagaacaactccgacatgcaagtagaaaccaccttagctatatctgtcataccatggtacgctgatctagtcaattatttagctgccggaatagttccacctactttatcttaccagcagaagaaacgattcttccacgacataaaacactattactgggatgatcccttacttttcaaaagaggccccgatggtattttccgtcgatgtatacccgaagaagaggtagaaaatataatctgacactgtcactctgcgccttatggtggacacacaagtacatccaagacctgctctaaaatcctacaagctggcttttattggccaactatatggaaggacgtacatgcggctattaaggagtgtgacagatgtcaacgcacgggaaacatatctagacgtgacgagatgccacaaaaaggtattttggaagtagagatttttgacgtgtgggggatagacttcatgggaccctttccatcctctttcggtaataactacatactcgtggcagttgactacgtatcaaaatggatcgaagctatagcttctccaacaaatgacacccgagtagtaactagactctttaaaaatataatattttcgagatttggcatcccaagaatagtagtcagtgatggtggatcacactttatatccaaggtactcgaaaaactactacttaaatatggagtgagacataggatagcaacaccttaccaccctcaaaccagtggacaagtggaagtatctaacagagaaatcaagcaaatactagaaaaaacggtcgccacttcaaggaaagattggtcattgaaattaccagaagctttatgggcataccgaactgcttataaaactcccatagggacgaccccatttaagctcatttatggaaaatcctgtcacctcccggtagaattagaacataaggcctattgggctattagaaatttaaatttgaattataaagccgccggtgaaaagagaatccttgacataaacgaattagaggaactcagaagagacgcctatgaaaatgccaaaatctataaagaaagaacaaaacaatggcatgacaagcgtatatcaaggaaagtcttcaagcaaggcgacgcagtacttttatttaactctagactaaagttattcccgggaaaactacgatccagatggtcaggaccttttcatatcactaaaatcttccccagtggagcggtagaaataaaaggacaatctacagaaccgttcaccgtaaacgggcaacgtctgaaacattatcactatgcggaaaccaacgaagattcgcaaattctacacttagacgaaacgcccccaggactcatagactatatttaacagtttctttgtcgagcttgcgacatttaaacaaagcgcttagtgggagacaacccacaaattaatctgttattttattattctattattattatcatttctctatttttctcttaattattcttttaatttctatttagtattcattattgatttattcaaaaagaaaaaaaatatatctatatataataataataattcttttcttctttcggcatttggccaaatcctgacttaaactcatgtttcttttctctagttaacactaaccagatgggacattttgatcgtatgggtatcaagttcagaggaatggctcagaaacgaaagtttgaagaactagccgctagagagatgctacctagtttatatgctgatgattgggctatgactgcccttggactgagacagagtgtcctgtttttgctgaatcagataggatgggagacctcccctatcctgagacatttcaccacctaccggagactcacattagaattccttagttcattaatctatctacctagccatggaaaaggaattagcagaggttttatccagttcagaatgttcaatatggaataccaatttaatattagagacttcaccaaccttttgggttttcctacctcctttgatacattcactgtaagccaggaagaactttttgaatatagagagcttgaacacttttggggtaagctgactggaaatgatgagcccgaagaacatgagtttctctctggaaacatacataacccggcttttcgctatttccataagatcctgacccacactttatttgggaagaagccaaatagtacttcagtttcacgtgatgaactcttcatcatattttgtgcttcccagaaccgtccagtaaacggtgctacttttatgttagctaatttggaccaccttatccaggatgagcgagcacccattagaataggcggtttgatcactatgataggtaatgctattggactacgtcagcctatgcttgaccttaaccctttttgtggcattactactatgagtatacctttcctcttcaacactatgtttatagcaaacatagggtctgatgagttcgagcttattattgataaccaggttctctgcctattcaccatgcccgatcctagaactagtgttcataatcaaaggaactggctctataacctgaatgaaaccccaactccggctggatccactgaatccatccaggactatgagatttgtgacgactatgagcactatgttgaccatatctctcttgctgaatctgaccctcagacaccttccggctactatgatattgatcctcctcctcagcctgtcctgaccgaagaatcagtcatgcctgatctccgacatcatatgccaggaacagatattaaaacagtcattgaagccttgatgtcagagcaagacgccctcagggaagaGTTCCATAACTTCAGACTTGAAATCCTGGaatacatgagcagcacggcaagtcagttacgtatgttacggcatcatgttaactcttttactcctccggccagagatccgaagatagatggaatttagttatttctctctaagttatttagttttaggctagatttttcattaatgctatttgaattcatgtttatttctatttcatttcattattttccttccctgtaatacattatgatcatttttattgaagctgtttaattaattttattatgcaatggctattatgctctactgttgttacctattattattattatacaaagcaagtaagcgTGCACAATGCATTAAAATTGCATACTAAAATGA includes these proteins:
- the LOC127118735 gene encoding protein TIC 62, chloroplastic, which codes for MASTTAASALLQFHSLSPNPQFFLTKLPNYPISLTSSTKRSSNYKRVYAKAVSTDSQKPLAQNNQNTSTSSSSKLVLVLGASGGVGQLVLASLLQRNIKSRVILRDLEKAKALFGEQDEERLQVFKGDTRKHEDLEPSMFEGVTHVICCTGTTAFPSRRWDDENTPERVDWVGVKNLVSALPSSVKRVVLVSSIGVTKCKELPWSIMNLFGVLKYKKMGEDFLQSSGFPFTIIRPGRLTDGPYTSYDLNTLLKATAGQRRAVLIGQGDKLVGEASRIVVAEACIQALDLDVTENQIYEVNSVEGEGPGNDAQKWRELFEAARSS